One Silene latifolia isolate original U9 population chromosome 4, ASM4854445v1, whole genome shotgun sequence DNA segment encodes these proteins:
- the LOC141651180 gene encoding uncharacterized protein LOC141651180: MALILRFVDNLGLVQERFFGIIHVPNTSAMTLKKEIFEVLSHYSFDMENLRGQGYDGASNMRGKWNGLQAVVIRECPYAYYVHCFAHRLQLALVAAAKEVIPVCQFFSKLSFVINVVLAPYKRVDELRNAYSREIEMLIEDGELETGVGLNQMSNLQRPGDTRWSSHLRSISSLIKLFTSSCSVLYKLFYEGETSAERAQATTTLDTMTSFEFIFILHLMKKILEVSDVLSQALQRKSQDILNSLHLVESTKILLQKLRDDGWESLLVEVVSFCERRNIELPDMNSIYIERGGRARRQHDEITIANHYRRNLFCVAIDKQLHELNYIFNEKSVELLTLSCALEPRASRQL, translated from the exons ATGGCTCTCATTTTGAGATTTGTTGATAACCTTGGTCTAGTACAAGAGCGTTTTTTCGGTATTATTCATGTTCCAAATACTTCTGCTATGACTTTGAAAAAAGAAATATTTGAAGTTCTCTCTCATTATTCCTTTGATATGGAAAATTTACGAGGTCAGGGTTATGACGGTGCAAGCAACATGCGTGGTAAATGGAATGGCTTGCAAGCAGTGGTCATTCGAGAGTGTCCTTATGCATATTATGTTCATTGTTTTGCTCATCGTTTGCAGCTAGCACTTGTAGCAGCAGCAAAAGAAGTCATACCTGTTTGCCAATTTTTCTCCAAACTATCATTCGTTATAAATGTTGTTCTTGCACCTTATAAGCGAGTTGATGAGCTACGGAATGCTTATTCTCGTGAGATAGAAATGTTGATTGAAGATGGGGAACTTGAAACAGGTGTTGGGTTGAATCAAATGAGTAATTTGCAGAGACCAGGGGATACTCGTTGGAGCTCTCATTTGCGATCTATTTCAAGCCTAATAAAACTGTTTACTTCCAGTTGTTCAGTACTTTATAAGCTTTTTTATGAAGGGGAAACATCAGCTGAACGTGCACAAGCAACCACTACACTTGACACAATGACTTCTTTTGAGTTTATCTTCATTTTGCATCTTATGAAGAAAATTTTAGAGGTCTCTGACGTACTTTCTCAAGCTTTGCAGCGAAAATCTCAAGATATTCTAAACTCATTGCACCTTGTTGAGAGTACAAAGATTCTTCTACAAAAGCTAAGGGACGATGGTTGGGAATCCCTTTTAGTTGAAGTAGTCTCATTTTGTGAAAGACGCAATATAGAACTCCCTGATATGAATTCCATTTATATAGAAAGAGGAGGTCGCGCTCGCCGTCAACATGATGAAATTACAATTGCAAATCATTATCGAAGAAATTTGTTTTGTGTTGCAATTGATAAGCAACTACATGAGTTGAACTACATATTCAATGAGAAGTCAGTCGAGTTGCTAACTTTAAGTTGTGCTTTGGAGCCTAGAGCAAGTAGACAG CTGTGA